One stretch of Amycolatopsis tolypomycina DNA includes these proteins:
- a CDS encoding DUF692 domain-containing protein has translation MGELGIGIGWRHELDLSIARLPGVDWVEVVAENLHADHLPETLVALRKRGLPVLPHAVSLSLGGAEPLDTGRVQHLAEIARALDAPLVSDHVCFVRAGGLDSGHLMPLPRTREALDVLVANVRLAQSIVDVPLALENIAAVLDWPDAELTEEQFLTELTERTDCLLIIDVANLYANARNIGTDPEAFLDGIPWERLAYVHMAGGIERDGVYHDTHAHPVLPEVLSLLTELRRRTDPPGVLLERDDDYPTDDELAAELAALRAAVTT, from the coding sequence GTGGGTGAGCTGGGGATCGGGATCGGCTGGCGGCACGAGCTCGACCTGTCGATCGCGCGGCTGCCGGGCGTCGACTGGGTCGAGGTCGTCGCCGAGAACCTGCACGCCGACCACCTGCCGGAGACGCTCGTGGCGCTGCGGAAGCGAGGGCTGCCGGTGCTGCCGCACGCCGTCTCGCTGTCCCTCGGCGGCGCCGAGCCGCTGGACACCGGCCGCGTCCAGCACCTCGCGGAGATCGCGCGGGCCCTGGACGCGCCGCTGGTCAGCGACCACGTGTGCTTCGTGCGCGCGGGCGGGCTCGACTCGGGGCACCTGATGCCGCTCCCCCGCACGCGCGAGGCACTGGACGTGCTGGTGGCGAACGTCCGGCTCGCCCAGTCCATTGTGGACGTACCGCTGGCGCTGGAGAACATCGCCGCGGTGCTCGACTGGCCGGACGCCGAGCTGACCGAGGAGCAGTTCCTCACCGAGCTGACCGAGCGGACGGACTGCCTGCTGATCATCGACGTCGCGAACCTGTACGCCAACGCCCGCAACATCGGCACCGACCCGGAGGCGTTCCTGGACGGCATCCCCTGGGAGCGGCTGGCGTACGTGCACATGGCGGGCGGCATCGAGCGCGACGGCGTCTACCACGACACGCACGCGCACCCGGTCCTGCCGGAGGTGCTGTCCCTGTTGACGGAGTTGCGCCGCCGCACGGACCCGCCGGGCGTCCTGCTGGAGCGCGACGACGACTACCCCACGGACGACGAACTCGCGGCGGAGCTGGCGGCGCTGCGGGCAGCGGTGACGACGTGA
- the msrB gene encoding peptide-methionine (R)-S-oxide reductase MsrB: MKPVVGATPRVVKSEQEWRAQLSPDEFAVLRQAGTERPFTGEYTDTKTTGVYECRACGAELFRSDTKFDSHCGWPSFYDPADSDAVLLREDRTMGMKRIEVLCGSCHSHLGHVFEGEGYPTPTDQRYCINSISLKLVPQS; the protein is encoded by the coding sequence ATGAAACCCGTTGTCGGCGCGACCCCGCGCGTCGTGAAGTCCGAGCAGGAATGGCGGGCGCAGCTCAGCCCCGACGAGTTCGCCGTCCTCCGCCAGGCGGGGACCGAACGGCCGTTCACCGGTGAGTACACCGACACGAAGACCACCGGCGTCTACGAGTGCCGCGCCTGCGGTGCCGAGCTGTTCCGCAGCGACACGAAGTTCGACAGCCACTGCGGCTGGCCGTCCTTCTACGACCCGGCCGATTCCGACGCCGTGCTGCTGCGCGAAGACCGCACCATGGGCATGAAGCGCATCGAGGTGCTCTGCGGCTCCTGCCACAGCCACCTCGGGCACGTCTTCGAGGGCGAGGGCTACCCGACCCCGACCGACCAGCGTTACTGCATCAACTCGATCTCGCTCAAATTGGTACCCCAGTCGTAG
- a CDS encoding CoA transferase has protein sequence MREIVEGVWDALTGSSPGAFELTGTEEVLPGPYRVAAAATASIAAATLAAGEMLRLRDIEPGVVTADTRHAAAAFRSEQLLRVDGVGAENVWAPLSGDYRAADGWVRLHANYPRHEAAICWGLGVPGAREAVEKAVAGRSAREVEHAVVTAGGAAAELRSPSDWAAHPQGEAVSSLPLVSLSSIADAPKRTLFYSDRPLGGIRVLELTHVLAGPVAGRVLAAHGADVLHVGAAHLPRVEALVRDTNQGKRSAFVALDTEGGRARLKKLISRADVLVQSFRPGALERIGFGPAELAELRPGLVIADLSAYGWTGPWARRRGFDSLVQMSSGLAWGDPPSPLPVQALDHATGWLTAAAVMTALRRQVTDGGTWRARLSLAGTGRWLDSLGRKDPAATDVDFGDLLEEVDSGYGRLTRVKMAGGLPGAEPHWDFGTRLPGVDKPTWTP, from the coding sequence GTGCGCGAGATCGTCGAGGGTGTCTGGGACGCCCTGACCGGGTCATCGCCGGGGGCGTTCGAGCTGACCGGAACCGAAGAGGTGCTGCCCGGTCCGTACCGGGTGGCGGCCGCCGCCACGGCGTCGATCGCGGCGGCGACGCTGGCCGCCGGCGAGATGCTCCGGCTTCGCGACATCGAGCCCGGCGTGGTCACGGCGGACACGCGGCACGCGGCGGCGGCGTTCCGGAGCGAGCAGCTGCTGCGCGTGGACGGCGTCGGCGCGGAGAACGTCTGGGCACCGCTGTCGGGCGACTACCGCGCGGCCGACGGCTGGGTGCGGCTGCACGCCAACTACCCGCGCCACGAGGCGGCGATCTGCTGGGGGCTCGGGGTGCCCGGGGCTCGCGAGGCCGTCGAGAAGGCGGTCGCCGGGCGGAGCGCGCGCGAGGTGGAGCACGCCGTCGTCACCGCCGGGGGAGCGGCCGCCGAGCTGCGGTCGCCGTCGGACTGGGCCGCGCATCCGCAAGGTGAGGCGGTGTCCTCGCTGCCACTGGTCTCGCTGTCTTCGATCGCCGACGCGCCGAAGCGGACGTTGTTCTACTCGGACCGGCCGCTGGGCGGCATCCGGGTCCTGGAGCTGACGCACGTGCTCGCCGGCCCGGTGGCCGGCCGGGTGCTGGCCGCGCACGGCGCCGACGTCCTGCACGTCGGGGCGGCGCACCTGCCGCGGGTCGAGGCGCTGGTGCGCGACACGAACCAGGGCAAGCGCTCGGCGTTCGTGGCACTGGACACCGAGGGCGGCCGCGCGCGGCTGAAGAAGCTGATCAGCCGGGCGGACGTGCTGGTGCAGTCGTTCCGGCCGGGCGCGTTGGAGCGCATCGGGTTCGGGCCCGCGGAGCTGGCCGAGCTGCGGCCGGGCCTGGTGATCGCGGACCTGAGCGCGTACGGCTGGACGGGGCCGTGGGCCCGGCGGCGCGGGTTCGACAGCCTGGTCCAGATGTCGAGCGGCCTGGCCTGGGGCGACCCGCCGTCGCCCCTGCCGGTCCAGGCACTGGACCACGCCACGGGCTGGCTCACGGCGGCGGCGGTGATGACGGCCCTGCGCCGGCAGGTGACCGACGGCGGCACCTGGCGCGCGCGGCTGTCACTGGCGGGCACGGGCCGCTGGCTGGATTCCTTGGGCCGCAAGGACCCCGCGGCCACCGACGTCGACTTCGGCGACCTGCTGGAGGAGGTGGACAGCGGTTACGGGCGCCTGACGCGGGTGAAGATGGCCGGCGGGCTGCCGGGCGCGGAGCCCCACTGGGACTTCGGGACGCGGCTGCCAGGTGTCGACAAACCGACCTGGACGCCCTGA
- a CDS encoding TIGR04222 domain-containing membrane protein, with protein sequence MDDPWGISGPDFVVLYIALLGAALLVRVIVTGVVNRRAMRAGADLAGPPPTVYQLAFLAGGPDRAVDAAIAALVERGQLRVNSYKQISRTAARPSDPVERAVFDVAHLKTTATIRASVRGSAAMRALEDGLDQRGLLVSASAKRQARTFGLLLQVGVLAFGLVRLVNGIALGRPVGILVFLVIVAAVLAVVAAVRRAKPGARQPSAAGYRVLGQVRSAASGPVPAGMLAGGVLLGGAAAAVALGGWAMYPDEELSAALAPPVTASGGGGSSGSSCSSGSSCSSGSSCSSGSSCGSSCGGGGGCGG encoded by the coding sequence ATGGACGACCCGTGGGGCATTTCCGGACCGGATTTCGTGGTCCTCTACATCGCGCTGCTCGGCGCGGCCCTGCTGGTCAGGGTCATCGTGACCGGCGTCGTGAACCGCCGGGCGATGCGGGCGGGCGCCGATCTCGCCGGTCCGCCGCCCACGGTGTACCAGCTCGCCTTCCTCGCCGGTGGCCCCGACCGGGCCGTCGACGCGGCGATCGCGGCCCTGGTCGAGCGCGGGCAGCTGCGCGTCAACAGCTACAAACAGATCAGCCGGACCGCGGCACGGCCGTCCGACCCGGTGGAGCGGGCGGTCTTCGACGTCGCGCACCTGAAGACGACGGCGACGATCCGGGCGTCCGTGCGCGGCTCGGCGGCGATGCGGGCCCTGGAGGACGGCCTCGACCAGCGTGGGCTGCTGGTGTCGGCTTCGGCGAAGCGGCAGGCACGGACGTTCGGGCTGCTCCTGCAGGTGGGCGTGCTGGCGTTCGGCCTGGTCCGGCTGGTCAACGGCATCGCGCTCGGCCGCCCGGTAGGGATCCTGGTGTTCCTGGTGATCGTCGCGGCAGTGCTGGCGGTGGTGGCGGCGGTTCGCCGGGCGAAGCCGGGCGCGCGGCAGCCATCGGCCGCGGGGTACCGCGTGCTCGGCCAGGTCCGCTCCGCGGCGAGCGGGCCGGTGCCGGCCGGGATGCTGGCGGGCGGCGTGCTGCTCGGCGGGGCCGCGGCCGCGGTCGCGCTGGGCGGTTGGGCGATGTACCCGGACGAGGAGCTGAGCGCGGCGCTGGCCCCGCCGGTGACGGCGTCCGGCGGCGGGGGCTCGTCCGGGTCGTCGTGCAGCAGCGGGTCTTCCTGCAGCAGCGGCTCGTCGTGCAGCAGCGGGTCCTCGTGTGGTTCGTCGTGCGGCGGCGGAGGGGGTTGCGGTGGGTGA
- the hemQ gene encoding hydrogen peroxide-dependent heme synthase — protein MARVNYNELNDTIRYTTWSVFRIEPGRLGEDRGTAGRETAEYLDGLEAKGVVVRGVYDLSALRADADFMVWWHAEEIEQVQAAYAGFRRTPLGRASTPVWSQTALHRPAEFNKSHIPAFLAGEEARKYVCVYPFVRSYEWYLLPDADRRKMLADHGKEARDYPDVRANTVASFALGDYEWILAFEADELHRIVDLMRHLRGTEARLHVREEIPFYTGTRVPPAELVAALP, from the coding sequence ATGGCGCGGGTCAACTACAACGAGCTCAACGACACCATCCGCTACACCACCTGGTCGGTCTTCCGGATCGAGCCGGGCCGGCTGGGCGAGGACCGCGGGACCGCCGGCCGGGAGACCGCCGAGTACCTCGACGGCCTCGAGGCCAAGGGCGTGGTCGTCCGCGGTGTCTACGACCTGTCCGCGCTGCGCGCCGACGCCGACTTCATGGTCTGGTGGCACGCCGAGGAGATCGAGCAGGTCCAGGCCGCGTACGCCGGGTTCCGCCGGACGCCGCTGGGCCGCGCGTCGACGCCGGTCTGGAGCCAGACCGCGCTGCACCGGCCCGCCGAGTTCAACAAGAGCCACATCCCGGCGTTCCTGGCCGGGGAAGAGGCGCGCAAGTACGTCTGCGTCTACCCGTTCGTGCGGTCCTACGAGTGGTACCTGCTGCCGGACGCCGACCGGCGCAAGATGCTCGCCGACCACGGCAAGGAAGCCCGCGACTACCCGGACGTCCGCGCGAACACCGTCGCGTCGTTCGCCCTCGGCGACTACGAGTGGATCCTCGCCTTCGAGGCCGACGAGCTGCACCGGATCGTCGACCTCATGCGCCACCTGCGCGGCACCGAGGCGCGGCTGCACGTGCGCGAGGAGATCCCGTTCTACACCGGCACCCGCGTGCCGCCCGCCGAGCTCGTCGCGGCTCTCCCGTAG
- a CDS encoding TIGR04222 domain-containing membrane protein, with product MTDTWGIPGPVFAGLYLGLLLVPALAAGLRLGVLRRGRSGGVPERAEELALLTGGRTRVGEVVVARLLEQQTIRMDGTGRVHHVRGSAPDDLGRAVLVRIGKTGTAVESVRREVLQHPEVAALEAGLIARGLLVDVRKVRLTWVFTVLAYVALLVLGAVRLVAGSAAGHPVGFLVGLLVLNIGAAAVGTYCAVTLPGLGTTTTAGRAAATEAERAGPLASGAVAAVAAGGFGSHPDKDVRLAVSRATHVSPSRGHGPRRGWAAASGGSAGFYGGASCGGGGGGSSCGGGGGGGGGGCGG from the coding sequence ATGACCGACACCTGGGGTATTCCCGGACCGGTGTTCGCGGGGCTCTACCTGGGGTTGCTGCTGGTCCCGGCGCTGGCCGCCGGGCTCCGGCTCGGCGTCCTGCGGCGCGGCCGGAGCGGGGGCGTGCCGGAGCGGGCCGAAGAACTCGCGCTGCTCACCGGCGGCCGCACGCGCGTCGGCGAGGTCGTCGTCGCGCGCCTGCTGGAGCAGCAGACCATCCGGATGGACGGCACCGGCCGGGTGCACCACGTCCGCGGTTCGGCGCCGGACGACCTGGGCCGGGCCGTGCTGGTGCGGATCGGCAAGACCGGCACCGCCGTCGAATCGGTGCGCCGCGAGGTGCTGCAGCACCCGGAGGTGGCCGCGCTCGAGGCCGGGCTGATCGCCCGCGGCCTGCTGGTCGACGTCCGGAAGGTGCGCCTGACCTGGGTTTTCACGGTGCTGGCCTACGTGGCGCTGCTGGTGCTCGGCGCGGTCCGGCTGGTCGCGGGCTCGGCGGCCGGGCACCCGGTCGGCTTCCTGGTGGGCCTGCTGGTGCTGAACATCGGCGCGGCCGCCGTCGGCACGTACTGCGCCGTGACCCTCCCCGGACTGGGGACCACCACCACCGCCGGGCGGGCCGCGGCCACCGAAGCCGAGCGGGCCGGGCCGCTGGCGTCCGGCGCCGTGGCGGCCGTCGCGGCCGGCGGGTTCGGCAGCCACCCCGACAAGGACGTCCGGCTGGCTGTCAGCCGCGCCACGCACGTCTCGCCGTCCCGCGGCCACGGCCCACGCCGCGGGTGGGCGGCCGCCAGTGGGGGCAGCGCCGGTTTCTACGGCGGCGCGAGCTGCGGCGGAGGCGGCGGGGGCAGCAGCTGCGGCGGCGGAGGTGGCGGCGGAGGCGGGGGCTGCGGCGGTTGA
- the hemG gene encoding protoporphyrinogen oxidase produces MKRVAVVGGGVSGLTAAYRLRRLLGAGAEITVFEKTTAPGGKLRTAELAGVPYDVGAEAFLVRRPEMLGLVRELGLDVVNPTKARAKIHAGGAVTGLPPGTVMGVPASAESVAGVLSEAGRKAVEAEPSLPELRLPGGDVPLGPLLRERFGDELVDRLVDPLLGGVYAGGADGLGLRASMPGLATALASGAGSLTAAAAAQLPANTSAAPVFGSVPGGLGAVIDRLTTASGAELRTGLPVCGIERHDTAWRLRIGAAPTAHAPADNTFEADAVVLAVPAPSARRLLADLVPAASAAFGEVELASMAVVALALPPGTALPEASGILIGAGESDAAGKPYASKAFTFSSRKWAHYGTGPVLVRGSVGRFGEPGALQFDDVELVRVVRDDLARLTGITAAPIETLVTRWGGGLPQYGTGHLDRVERIEKAVAAVPGLAIAGATLHGVGLPACVATAEAAAQRIAAHLSS; encoded by the coding sequence GTGAAGCGCGTCGCGGTCGTCGGCGGCGGCGTCTCCGGGCTGACCGCGGCCTACCGGCTGCGGCGGCTGCTCGGCGCGGGCGCGGAGATCACCGTCTTCGAGAAGACGACCGCGCCGGGCGGGAAGCTGCGCACCGCCGAACTCGCCGGGGTGCCCTACGACGTCGGCGCCGAGGCGTTCCTCGTCCGCCGTCCCGAGATGCTCGGCCTGGTCCGCGAGCTCGGGCTCGACGTCGTCAACCCCACGAAGGCCCGCGCGAAGATCCACGCGGGCGGCGCCGTCACCGGCCTGCCGCCCGGCACGGTCATGGGCGTGCCCGCGTCCGCGGAGTCGGTGGCCGGCGTGCTGTCCGAGGCGGGCCGGAAGGCCGTCGAGGCCGAGCCGTCACTGCCTGAGCTGCGGCTGCCGGGCGGGGACGTGCCGCTGGGGCCGCTGCTGCGCGAGCGCTTCGGCGACGAACTGGTCGACCGGCTGGTCGACCCGCTGCTCGGCGGCGTCTACGCGGGCGGGGCCGACGGCCTCGGCCTGCGCGCTTCCATGCCCGGCCTGGCCACCGCGCTGGCCTCGGGCGCGGGCTCGCTGACCGCGGCGGCGGCCGCCCAGCTGCCGGCGAACACGTCGGCGGCGCCGGTGTTCGGCAGCGTCCCGGGCGGCCTGGGCGCGGTGATCGACCGGCTCACCACGGCGTCCGGCGCCGAGCTGCGGACCGGCCTGCCGGTGTGCGGCATCGAGCGGCACGACACCGCCTGGCGGCTGCGCATCGGCGCGGCACCGACCGCGCACGCCCCGGCGGACAACACCTTCGAAGCCGACGCCGTGGTCCTGGCGGTCCCCGCGCCCTCGGCCCGCCGGCTCCTGGCCGACCTCGTCCCGGCCGCCTCGGCGGCCTTCGGCGAGGTCGAGCTGGCGTCGATGGCCGTGGTCGCGCTGGCGCTGCCGCCGGGCACCGCGCTGCCCGAGGCGTCGGGGATCCTGATCGGCGCCGGCGAAAGCGACGCCGCGGGCAAGCCGTACGCGTCGAAGGCGTTCACGTTCTCTTCGCGCAAGTGGGCGCACTACGGCACCGGGCCGGTCCTGGTCCGCGGCTCGGTCGGCCGGTTCGGTGAGCCGGGCGCCCTGCAGTTCGACGACGTCGAGCTGGTCCGGGTGGTCCGCGACGACCTCGCCCGGCTGACCGGCATCACGGCGGCGCCGATCGAGACACTGGTGACGCGGTGGGGCGGCGGGCTGCCGCAGTACGGCACCGGCCACCTCGACCGCGTCGAGCGGATCGAGAAGGCCGTGGCGGCGGTGCCGGGCCTCGCGATCGCCGGAGCGACCCTGCACGGCGTCGGGCTGCCGGCGTGCGTGGCGACGGCGGAGGCGGCGGCCCAGCGGATCGCGGCGCACCTGTCTTCGTGA